One segment of Scomber scombrus chromosome 3, fScoSco1.1, whole genome shotgun sequence DNA contains the following:
- the ppcs gene encoding phosphopantothenate--cysteine ligase has protein sequence MAEPRISSIDGKLAEEFAVPSHVEEVKEKMSAFATHHAEAGRRVVLITSGGTKVPLESRTVRFLDNFSSGRRGASSAEYFIDSGYAVIFLHRHRSLYPYTRMFSTINMLDALQFRGGDGESSTAGEVVINQQVLPNIGKVLTRYQEVIEGQVLLPIEFSTLSEYLHLLKAAAQALSTIGSKAMFYLAAAVSDFYIPASEMPEHKIQSSNGPLQLSLNMVPKILSPLVKDWAPQAFVISFKLETDATILLDKARRALDTYRHQAVVANVLDSRRGYVVVVTPETQAELILTEEDAKNEVEIEERIVNNLTSAHNQFISQQLG, from the exons ATGGCAGAACCCAGAATATCTTCAATTGATGGCAAATTAGCGGAAGAATTTGCCGTTCCCTCCCATGTTGAGGAGGTCAAGGAGAAGATGTCTGCTTTTGCCACACATCATGCTGAAGCGGGCCGCAGAGTGGTTCTCATCACATCAGGTGGCACCAAAGTTCCCCTGGAGTCCCGCACTGTTCGCTTCCTTGATAATTTCAGCAGTGGCAGGAGAGGAGCCTCCTCAGCAGAATATTTCATAGACTCCGGCTATGCTGTCATCTTCCTACACAGACATCGCTCCCTCTACCCCTACACACGTATGTTCTCAACCATAAACATGCTGGATGCCCTGCAGTtcagaggaggagacggagagtCCAGTACAGCTGGCGAAGTGGTGATTAACCAGCAGGTGCTTCCGAACATTGGGAAAGTGCTGACGCGATACCAGGAAGTGATAGAGGGTCAAGTTCTCCTGCCCATTGAGTTCAGCACTCTGTCAGAGTACCTGCACCTCCTCAAAGCAGCAGCACAGGCACTCAGCACAATAG GATCTAAGGCCATGTTTTATTTGGCTGCAGCTGTGTCTGATTTCTATATCCCAGCATCTGAGATGCCTGAACACAAAATCCAGTCTTCCAATGGACCTCTTCAG CTCAGCCTGAATATGGTCCCCAAAATATTGTCCCCACTGGTGAAGGATTGGGCACCACAGGCTTTTGTCATATCCTTCAAGCTGGAGACAGATGCGACCATCCTGCTGGACAAAGCTCGGCGAGCTCTGGACACTTACAGGCACCAGGCAGTGGTGGCCAACGTGCTGGACTCAAGGCGGGGTTACGTGGTGGTGGTGACCCCTGAGACTCAGGCTGAGCTGATCCTTACAGAAGAGGATGCAAAGAACGAGGTGGAGATCGAGGAAAGAATTGTGAATAACCTGACATCAGCACACAACCAGTTCATAAGTCAACAACTGGGCTGA